In the Drosophila gunungcola strain Sukarami unplaced genomic scaffold, Dgunungcola_SK_2 000001F, whole genome shotgun sequence genome, one interval contains:
- the LOC128262732 gene encoding sodium- and chloride-dependent glycine transporter 1, whose translation MVYETSYGSGLKPFTPDLNRGKWEKPTDYIFACFGLALKLDVFVASYWFFFDMGLFGMMPYYVYMVIYLVPIMVIHSFMGQFSSSGFISAFRLSPFFKGMGYVSFFLTIAMLIYYSIFAAVPLLFMVNSFRPTLPWSCEGLKSWYNDSSGQSTVCNITTTAEDLASMENDTYYFGKILHVPSVLYFQNHFDSIREESFPDLTEDYELSWHFVGLFVVVWALIAIIFYKFSETAKFGKLIRYMVIGTLALLLVCFVRFLFLPGAILGLKKFMTPRAEDIAMGVPATFVMVLHAFGAGWGSVIALSSFNGFKTNIMSYSWIISFGQIFIYIMFGMVSFMLDRYYNELNEGSFNTHVMAHWLLFLSSASALASMDWPNLWTFIYYFMLLMAALIVMTTQIFTLLQSLFDEFEQLRAKKQEVTFGLIGGLAACSFFFCTNHGITFFSALGLDAIFSHSLLHLLLLLVVLWIYGRERFQRDIEFMLGQPFASWKIFILRFIAPFILVICLLSGIGLSLMEHSYSSVAVLVMSILLVALPILAIPGYGFYYLYQSTGTFCERFKRTCRPTDWYPVEMEHRQQYEEAVGNTEMTHQLFEVTEEVN comes from the exons ATGGTATATGAAACATCATATGGCAGTGGCCTCAAGCCCTTTACTCCCGATCTGAATCgagggaaatgggaaaaaccCACGGACTATATTTTTGCCTGTTTTGGATTagctttgaaattggatgttTTTGTGGCCTCGTATTGGTTCTTCTTCGATATGGGCC TTTTTGGAATGATGCCCTACTATGTATACATGGTGATCTACTTGGTTCCAATCATGGTCATTCACTCCTTCATGGGCCAGTTCTCTAGCAGTGGCTTTATCTCAGCCTTTCGCCTCTCTCCTTTTTTCAAAG GCATGGGATATGTGAGCTTCTTTCTGACCATCGCCATGCTCATTTACTATAGTATTTTTGCTGCTGTTCCGCTCCTCTTCATGGTTAACTCTTTTCGACCCACTCTACCGTGGAGCTGTGAAGGACTAAAGTCTTGGTATAATGATTCCTCTGGGCAATCGACT GTGTGTAATATTACAACGACTGCGGAAGATTTAGCTAGCATGGAAAACGACACGTACTATTTCGGAAAAATTCTTCATGTGCCTTCGGTTCTCTACTTTCA aaaTCACTTTGACAGTATTCGAGAAGAAAGTTTTCCGGATTTGACTGAGGACTATGAGCTATCCTGGCATTTTGTGGGCCTCTTTGTCGTGGTTTGGGCGCTGATtgccattattttttataagttctCTGAAACTGCCAAGTTCGGAAAACTCATACGTTACATGGTTATTGGGACCCTGGCCCTGCTTTTGGTGTGCTTTGTGCGTTTTCTGTTTCTTCCAGGTGCTATTCTGGGGCTAAAGAAATTTATGACTCCAAGGGCAGAGGATATTGCAATGGGAGTTCCCGCAACGTTTGTCATGGTACTACATGCGTTTGGAGCTGGCTGGGGCAGTGTGATTGCCCTGTCCAGTTTTAATGGGTTCAAGACCAACATCATGTCATACAGTTGGATTATTTCCTTCGGacagatttttatttacatcaTGTTTGGAATGGTTTCATTTATGCTGGATCGTTACTATAATg AACTCAATGAAGGTTCGTTCAACACTCATGTAATGGCCCATtggctgttgtttttgtcCAGTGCTTCTGCCTTGGCCTCAATGGATTGGCCGAATCTGTGGacttttatttactattttatgCTATTGATGGCTGCTCTTATCGTAATG ACTACACAAATCTTTACTCTCCTGCAAAGTTTGTTTGATGAATTTGAGCAACTTAGAGCCAAAAAACAGGAGGTTACTTTCGGCCTTATTGGTGGCCTTGCGGCCtgttcctttttcttttgtacaAAT CATGGAATTACTTTCTTTTCTGCCTTGGGACTTGATGCTATATTCTCACACAGTCTCCTTCATTTGCTGCTCCTTTTGGTGGTTTTGTGGATTTACGGCCGAGAACGATTCCAGCGCGATATTGAGTTTATGTTGGGTCAGCCCTTTGCATCATGGAAGATTTTTATACTTCGCTTCATAGCTCCATTTATATTAGTGATTTGTCTG CTGTCGGGAATAGGCTTGTCCTTAATGGAGCACTCTTACTCTTCAGTGGCAGTGCTCGTAATGTCCATTCTATTGGTGGCGCTACCCATTCTGGCAATACCTGGCTACGGATTTTACTACCTTTACCAGAGCACGGGCACCTTTTGCGAGCGGTTTAAGCGCACCTGTCGACCCACGGATTGGTATCCGGTCGAGATGGAGCACCGCCAGCAGTACGAGGAAGCTGTCGGGAACACCGAGATGACCCACCAGCTCTTCGAAGTTACGGAGGAGGTGAATTAA
- the LOC128261855 gene encoding sodium- and chloride-dependent glycine transporter 1-like — protein sequence MKGICGEQLNNCMLLGDCENSEHGAGLSGDFTGGGVEMESGNGMGGSLASAARRIRNRQVHSMAVRSGSAYDTLERPYRHDKSRGRWAKSADFYFASCTHAFSSLIFSELSTFGVLHGGWLLFIIAYLMGMFFYSLPIFLIQAFLGQFSSSGNISAFRVAPIFKGIGYAILMLNLGTLTYYSIGSVVPLIYTVNSLHKVIPWMSCNNTWNTKECSLHDNYDVDDYTVAPHSTVEFFRSAIASTEEGSGSLSISWSMLIGVLAIWLLVLAMLLKPVAFIGKTLRCSCVLMFGSFLAVFLYAVIHKRVSFDTLEYYWMPQLDSFTSVMATSRTALLMAGVALGPGWGSIITLSSYNSFRSDAERLSTWVCLTHITIGLMGLLCCNVAHDHFEDHVGMMPLHVDEKHHMQFLYLCFSYLFGRFTTTPNLWAVLFFGMIFLSEICALIIQMMNVLTALFDEFETLRSRRTTVICSLVLCLTASSVYFCTQLGFSQLTQLPNLAVFSHVFISGVLLLMTTWVYGRVRFQCDLQFMLGKTISSFKIFFIRFATPIFLGLCLFQLSFLLLRDKVDDVLIYVSQGLILLTAISYMVFKVSRTNGDWRQRLQQCLAPHDWHPVDADNRRFYEEIMGISEMLVIDANANTT from the exons ATGAAGGGCATCTGCGGTGAGCAGCTCAACAACTGCATGCTCCTGGGCGACTGTGAAAACAGCGAACATGGTGCAGGTTTATCCGGAGATTTTACGGGAGGGGGCGTGGAAATGGAGTCCGGAAATGGAATGGGTGGCAGTTTGGCGTCTGCCGCCCGTCGAATCCGGAATCGACAGGTGCACAGCATGGCGGTAAGATCAGGCAGTGCCTATGATACCTTGGAGCGACCCTATCGGCACGACAAATCACGGGGTCGTTGGGCCAAATCGGCGGACTTCTACTTCGCCAGCTGTACCCATGCCTTCAGTTCGCTGATCTTCTCCGAACTCTCCACCTTTGGTGTATTGCACGGCGGTTGGT TATTATTCATAATCGCCTACCTCATGGGAATGTTCTTTTACTCGCTGCCAATATTTTTGATCCAAGCATTTCTGGGACAATTCTCATCATCTGGAAATATATCAGCTTTTCGGGTGGCGCCCATATTCAAAG GCATCGGCTATGCTATTCTGATGCTCAATCTAGGCACTTTAACCTACTACAGCATTGGATCTGTTGTGCCACTTATTTATACCGTGAATTCCCTACATAAGGTAATACCCTGGATGAGTTGCAACAACACTTGGAATACCAAGGAATGCTCCTTACACGATAACTACGATGTCGAT GACTACACGGTCGCTCCACATTCCACTGTTGAGTTCTTTAG atcgGCGATTGCCTCTACTGAAGAAGGTTCCGGTTCATTGAGCATATCATGGTCCATGCTAATAGGCGTTTTGGCCATTTGGCTGCTGGTTCTGGCCATGCTGCTCAAGCCAGTCGCTTTT ATTGGTAAAACCCTGCGATGTTCCTGTGTGCTGATGTTCGGCTCTTTTCTGGCTGTGTTTTTGTACGCTGTTATTCACAAACGAGTTAGTTTTGACACCCTGGAATATTATTGGATGCCCCAGTTGGACAGCTTCACGAGCGTAATGGCCACATCGCGCACCGCCCTTCTGATGGCCGGAGTGGCCTTGGGACCCGGATGGGGCAGTATTATAACCCTGTCCAGTTACAACAGCTTCCGCAGCGATGCCGAAAGATTAAGCACCTGGGTGTGTCTAACTCATATCACGATCGGATTGATGGGTCTTCTCTGCTGCAATGTTGCCCACGATCACTTTGAAG ATCATGTGGGCATGATGCCATTACATGTGGATGAGAAGCATCATATGCAGTTCCTTTACCTTTGTTTCTCCTATTTGTTTGGACGGTTTACCACCACACCAAATCTCTGGGCTGTTCTCTTCTTTGGCATGATATTCTTATCGGAAATATGTGCCCTG ATCATCCAAATGATGAACGTTCTTACTGCTTTGTTCGATGAGTTCGAGACGCTGCGATCAAGAAGAACAACAGTAATTTGCTCTCTAGTCCTCTGCCTCACAGCCTCCTCTGTGTATTTTTGTACCCAG TTGGGCTTTAGTCAGCTGACCCAGCTGCCCAATTTGGCCGTTTTCAGCCACGTATTTATTTCAGGAGTGCTTCTTCTGATGACCACTTGGGTTTATGGTCGAGTGCGTTTCCAGTGCGATTTGCAGTTTATGCTGGGCAAAACGATCTCAAGtttcaaaattttctttatcCGCTTTGCCACGCCCATTTTTCTGGGTCTTTGTTTG TTTCAACTCAGCTTTTTACTTCTACGTGATAAGGTCGACGATGTCCTGATTTATGTGAGTCAGGGCTTGATTCTCCTGACGGCCATATCGTATATGGTCTTTAAGGTGTCGCGGACGAACGGCGATTGGCGCCAGCGATTGCAACAGTGCCTCGCACCACACGACTGGCATCCGGTGGATGCGGATAACCGGCGATTCTACGAGGAAATCATGGGCATCTCCGAGATGCTGGTGATCGATGCCAATGCCAATACCACATAG